Proteins encoded by one window of Pseudonocardia sp. HH130629-09:
- the ilvA gene encoding threonine ammonia-lyase — protein sequence MAAPQDAPVIPPVTAGDVLFARELLAGVVRTTPVAGARALSDLTGTRVGLKCENLQRTGSFKIRGAYTRIARLSDDERAGGVVAASAGNHAQGVALAARLLGVRATVYMPERAALPKVDATRGYGAEVVLTGRTVDEAVTAATAAAERSGAVFVHPFDHTDIIAGQGTVGCEILEQVPDVGTVLVSAGGGGLLGGTAAVMRAARPDLRIVGVQAAGAAAWPSSLAAGRPMPVGGMRTMADGIAVGRPGDVTFAQVSALIDEMVTVSEDALSAALLHCLERAKMIVEPAGAASVAALLEHPGRWPGPVVCVLSGGNVDPLVLLQVIRHGLVASSRYLTLHLRMPDRPGALAELLARVGRLGANVTDVAHSRISGALAVGEVDVELSVETRGPEHRDAILADLRDAGHAVATP from the coding sequence ATGGCCGCCCCACAGGACGCCCCCGTCATCCCCCCGGTCACCGCCGGCGATGTGCTCTTCGCCCGGGAACTGCTCGCCGGCGTCGTGCGCACCACACCCGTCGCCGGTGCCCGCGCCCTCTCCGACCTGACCGGCACCCGGGTCGGACTGAAGTGCGAGAACCTCCAGCGCACCGGTTCGTTCAAGATCCGCGGTGCCTACACCCGCATCGCCCGCCTGTCCGACGACGAGCGCGCCGGCGGCGTCGTCGCGGCGTCGGCGGGCAACCACGCCCAGGGCGTCGCGCTCGCGGCACGGTTGCTCGGCGTGCGCGCCACGGTCTACATGCCCGAGCGAGCGGCGCTGCCGAAGGTCGACGCGACCCGCGGCTACGGAGCCGAGGTCGTGCTCACCGGCCGCACCGTCGACGAGGCGGTCACGGCCGCGACCGCCGCCGCGGAGCGGTCGGGCGCGGTGTTCGTGCACCCCTTCGACCACACCGACATCATCGCCGGCCAGGGCACCGTCGGCTGCGAGATCCTCGAACAGGTCCCCGACGTCGGGACGGTGCTCGTCTCCGCGGGTGGTGGCGGACTGCTCGGCGGGACGGCCGCGGTCATGCGGGCCGCCCGACCGGACCTGCGGATCGTCGGAGTGCAGGCGGCGGGCGCGGCGGCCTGGCCCTCGTCACTGGCGGCGGGTCGGCCGATGCCGGTCGGCGGGATGCGCACGATGGCCGACGGGATCGCGGTCGGACGCCCGGGGGACGTCACGTTCGCGCAGGTCTCCGCCCTGATCGACGAGATGGTCACGGTGTCGGAGGACGCGCTGTCCGCGGCCCTCCTGCACTGCCTGGAGCGGGCGAAGATGATCGTGGAGCCGGCCGGCGCCGCGTCGGTCGCCGCGCTGCTGGAGCACCCGGGCCGCTGGCCGGGGCCGGTCGTGTGCGTGCTGTCCGGCGGCAACGTCGACCCGCTCGTGCTGCTGCAGGTCATCCGACACGGCCTGGTCGCCTCGTCGCGCTACCTCACGTTGCACCTGCGCATGCCCGACCGTCCCGGCGCGCTCGCGGAGCTCCTGGCCCGGGTCGGGCGGCTCGGGGCGAACGTCACCGACGTGGCGCACTCGCGGATCAGCGGCGCGCTGGCGGTGGGGGAGGTCGACGTCGAACTCAGCGTCGAGACCCGTGGGCCCGAGCACCGCGACGCCATCCTCGCCGACCTGCGCGACGCCGGGCACGCCGTCGCCACCCCCTGA
- a CDS encoding cystathionine gamma-synthase, whose amino-acid sequence MQGFSTRAIHAGQVPDPTTGAVTTSIHTSSTYAQDGVGGVRGGYEYSRSANPTRTVLQDQLAALEGGRHAHAFGSGMGATDTLLRVLLRPGDHLVIPHDAYGGTFRLVDKVLAGYGVEHTPADLADHDALRAALRPTTKVVWCETPTNPLLGIADIAVLSGVAHAAGARLVVDNTFASPYLQTPLALGADVVVHSTTKYVGGHSDVVGGALVTDDDALAEQISFVQNSTGSVPGPFDAWLTLRGAKTLAVRMERHCDNAERVAEMLAAHPAVSSVLYPGLPEHPGHEVAAKQMRRFGGMVSFLAAGGLDAALRICAGTRLFTLAESLGGIESLIEHPGQMTHASTAGSMLEVPDSLVRLSVGIEDADDLLDDLRAALDAVR is encoded by the coding sequence ATGCAGGGCTTCTCCACGCGCGCGATCCACGCCGGCCAGGTTCCGGACCCGACGACCGGCGCGGTCACGACGTCCATCCACACGAGCTCGACCTACGCCCAGGACGGCGTCGGCGGGGTCCGCGGCGGGTACGAGTACTCCCGCAGCGCCAACCCGACCCGGACCGTGCTGCAGGACCAGCTCGCCGCCCTGGAGGGCGGCCGGCACGCGCACGCCTTCGGCTCGGGGATGGGCGCGACGGACACCCTACTGCGCGTCCTGCTGCGGCCCGGTGACCACCTGGTCATCCCGCACGACGCCTACGGCGGCACGTTCCGGCTGGTCGACAAGGTGCTGGCCGGGTACGGCGTCGAGCACACCCCGGCCGACCTCGCCGACCACGACGCCCTGCGCGCGGCGCTGCGGCCCACGACGAAGGTCGTGTGGTGCGAGACCCCGACCAACCCGCTGCTGGGGATCGCCGACATCGCGGTCCTCTCCGGGGTCGCGCACGCCGCGGGTGCGCGGCTCGTCGTCGACAACACCTTCGCCTCGCCGTACCTGCAAACGCCGCTGGCCCTGGGTGCCGACGTCGTCGTGCACTCCACGACCAAGTACGTCGGGGGCCACTCCGACGTCGTCGGCGGGGCGCTGGTCACCGACGACGACGCGCTGGCCGAGCAGATCTCGTTCGTCCAGAACTCCACCGGGTCGGTGCCCGGCCCGTTCGACGCGTGGCTGACCCTGCGTGGCGCGAAGACCCTCGCGGTGCGGATGGAGCGCCACTGCGACAACGCCGAGCGGGTCGCCGAGATGCTGGCCGCGCACCCGGCGGTGTCCTCGGTGCTCTACCCGGGGCTGCCGGAGCACCCCGGCCACGAGGTCGCGGCCAAGCAGATGCGCCGGTTCGGCGGCATGGTGTCCTTCCTCGCCGCGGGCGGGCTCGACGCGGCGCTGCGGATCTGCGCGGGCACCCGGCTGTTCACCCTTGCCGAGTCGCTCGGCGGGATCGAGTCGCTGATCGAGCACCCCGGCCAGATGACCCACGCCTCGACCGCGGGCTCGATGCTGGAGGTGCCGGACTCGCTCGTCCGGCTGTCGGTCGGCATCGAGGACGCCGACGACCTGCTCGACGACCTGCGGGCCGCGCTCGACGCCGTGCGGTAG
- a CDS encoding cystathionine beta-synthase: MRYVEHVVDLVGNTPLVRLGATAEGIAPPVLAKVEYLNPGGSVKDRIALRMVETAEASGELRPGGTIVEPTSGNTGVGLAMVAQRKGYHCVFVCPDKVGEDKRNVLKAYGAEVVVCPTAVEPDHPDSYYRTSDRLVREIEGAWKPNQYANPANPESHYHSTGPEIWEQTEGRITHFVAGIGTGGTISGIGRYLKERSNGAVRIIGADPEGSVYSGGTGRPYLVEGVGEDFWPTTYDRDVCDEIVAVSDADSFEMTRRLAREEALLVGGSCGMATVAALRVAATLPADAVVVVLLPDGGRGYLGKVFNDRWMASYGFLPPSQGTTIGDVLRRKDGALPSLVHAHPNETVADAALYLREFGVSQMPVVKAEPPVMAAEVAGSVSERDLLDALFTGRAKLSDRLEDHMSPPLPTLGAGESVQDAMEAFAKADAALVLEDGKPAGVVTRSDVIAFLGGNA, encoded by the coding sequence ATGCGTTATGTCGAGCACGTCGTCGACCTGGTCGGGAACACACCCCTCGTCCGGCTGGGAGCGACGGCGGAGGGCATCGCCCCGCCGGTCCTGGCCAAGGTCGAGTACCTGAACCCCGGTGGATCGGTGAAGGACCGCATCGCCCTGCGGATGGTCGAGACCGCCGAGGCCTCCGGTGAGCTGCGTCCCGGCGGCACGATCGTCGAGCCGACCTCGGGCAACACCGGCGTCGGGCTGGCGATGGTCGCCCAGCGCAAGGGCTACCACTGCGTGTTCGTGTGCCCGGACAAGGTCGGGGAGGACAAGCGCAACGTCCTCAAGGCCTACGGCGCCGAGGTCGTGGTGTGCCCGACGGCTGTCGAGCCGGACCACCCGGACTCCTACTACCGGACCTCCGACCGTCTGGTCCGCGAGATCGAGGGCGCCTGGAAGCCGAACCAGTACGCGAACCCGGCCAACCCCGAGTCGCACTACCACTCGACGGGCCCGGAGATCTGGGAGCAGACCGAGGGCCGGATCACGCACTTCGTGGCGGGGATCGGTACCGGCGGCACCATCTCGGGCATCGGGCGGTACCTCAAGGAGAGGTCGAACGGTGCCGTGCGGATCATCGGTGCCGACCCGGAGGGCTCGGTCTACTCCGGCGGGACCGGCCGTCCCTACCTGGTCGAGGGCGTCGGCGAGGACTTCTGGCCGACCACCTACGACCGCGACGTCTGCGACGAGATCGTCGCCGTCTCCGACGCCGACTCCTTCGAGATGACCCGCCGCCTCGCCCGCGAGGAGGCGCTGCTCGTCGGCGGTTCCTGCGGGATGGCGACCGTCGCCGCGCTGCGGGTGGCCGCGACGCTGCCCGCGGACGCGGTGGTCGTCGTGCTGCTGCCCGACGGTGGCCGCGGCTACCTCGGCAAGGTCTTCAACGACCGCTGGATGGCCAGCTACGGCTTCCTCCCCCCGTCGCAGGGCACGACCATCGGCGACGTGCTGCGGCGCAAGGACGGCGCACTGCCCTCGCTGGTGCACGCCCACCCCAACGAGACCGTCGCCGACGCCGCGCTCTACCTGCGCGAGTTCGGCGTCTCCCAGATGCCCGTGGTCAAGGCGGAGCCGCCGGTCATGGCGGCCGAGGTCGCCGGCTCGGTCAGCGAACGCGACCTGCTCGACGCGCTGTTCACCGGGCGGGCCAAGCTCTCGGACCGGCTCGAGGACCACATGTCCCCGCCGCTGCCGACCCTCGGCGCCGGCGAGTCGGTGCAGGACGCGATGGAGGCCTTCGCCAAGGCCGACGCCGCGCTGGTGCTGGAGGACGGCAAGCCCGCGGGCGTCGTCACCCGTTCCGACGTGATCGCATTCCTCGGCGGCAACGCCTGA
- a CDS encoding pyridoxamine 5'-phosphate oxidase family protein produces MTTWGDFRRAEPAFAELSERILRRGIALVIATLRADGSPRVSGIEVVLDDAAGDTELSFGSMPGARKGSDLRRDPRFALHAAPADQSGGDLGDGDLKVSGRAVLQGPLSGPVTGDAFRVDLTEVVWTGLNDARNRLVVRWWTPAGGMHEVSRE; encoded by the coding sequence ATGACGACGTGGGGAGACTTCCGGCGGGCCGAGCCCGCGTTCGCCGAGCTGTCCGAGCGGATCCTGCGGCGGGGGATCGCGCTCGTGATCGCGACGCTGCGGGCCGACGGGTCACCGCGCGTCTCCGGGATCGAGGTGGTGCTGGACGACGCGGCCGGTGACACCGAGCTCTCCTTCGGATCGATGCCGGGCGCCCGGAAGGGCTCCGACCTGCGGCGGGACCCGCGGTTCGCGCTGCACGCCGCACCCGCCGACCAGTCCGGCGGGGATCTCGGCGACGGTGACCTGAAGGTGTCGGGCCGGGCGGTGCTGCAGGGCCCGCTCTCCGGGCCGGTCACCGGCGACGCGTTCCGCGTCGACCTGACCGAGGTCGTCTGGACCGGGCTGAACGACGCGCGGAACCGTCTCGTGGTGCGGTGGTGGACCCCGGCAGGCGGGATGCACGAGGTCTCGCGCGAGTGA
- a CDS encoding acetyl-CoA C-acetyltransferase, with protein MPEAVIVAAARSPIGRANKGSLAGMRPDDLTVQMIRAALGQVPQLDPAEIDDLMLGCGLPGGEQGNNLARIVAIQLGYDSLPGTTITRYCSSSLQTTRMALHAIKAGEGDVFVSAGVETVSRFSRGTSDSWPDTHNPLFADAEARTAETAEKGAETWTDPRDQNLLPDAYIAMGQTAENLARYKDVSREDMDRFAVQSQNRAEQAIADGFFAREITPVTLPDGTVVDTDDGPRPGTTYDKISQLKPVFRPDGRITAGNACPLNDGAAALVIMSDSRAEQLGVTPLARVVSTGVTGLSPEIMGYGPVEASQQALRRAGLTIDDIDLIEINEAFAAQVLPSARDLGIDEAKLNVHGGAIALGHPFGMTGARITTTLMNGLRSTGGRYGLETMCVGGGQGMALVIENLA; from the coding sequence ATGCCCGAAGCCGTGATCGTCGCCGCGGCCCGGTCCCCGATCGGCCGCGCCAACAAGGGCTCCCTCGCCGGGATGCGCCCGGACGACCTGACCGTGCAGATGATCCGCGCCGCCCTCGGCCAGGTCCCGCAGCTGGACCCGGCCGAGATCGACGACCTGATGCTCGGCTGCGGCCTGCCCGGCGGGGAGCAGGGCAACAACCTGGCCCGGATCGTCGCGATCCAGCTCGGCTACGACTCGCTGCCCGGCACCACCATCACCCGGTACTGCTCGTCGTCGCTGCAGACGACCCGGATGGCGCTGCACGCGATCAAGGCGGGCGAGGGCGACGTCTTCGTCTCCGCCGGCGTCGAGACCGTCTCCCGCTTCTCCCGCGGCACGTCGGACTCCTGGCCGGACACGCACAACCCGCTGTTCGCCGACGCGGAGGCCCGTACCGCCGAGACCGCGGAGAAGGGCGCCGAGACCTGGACCGACCCTCGCGACCAGAACCTGCTGCCCGACGCCTACATCGCGATGGGGCAGACGGCGGAGAACCTGGCCCGGTACAAGGACGTGTCGCGCGAGGACATGGACCGCTTCGCGGTGCAGTCGCAGAACCGCGCCGAGCAGGCCATCGCCGACGGCTTCTTCGCCCGTGAGATCACCCCGGTGACGCTGCCCGACGGCACGGTCGTCGACACCGACGACGGCCCGCGTCCGGGCACCACCTACGACAAGATCTCGCAGCTCAAGCCGGTCTTCCGTCCGGACGGGCGGATCACCGCGGGCAACGCCTGCCCGCTCAACGACGGCGCCGCCGCTCTGGTGATCATGTCCGACAGCAGGGCCGAGCAGCTCGGGGTCACCCCGCTCGCACGGGTCGTGTCCACCGGTGTCACCGGGCTCTCGCCGGAGATCATGGGCTACGGCCCGGTCGAGGCGTCGCAGCAGGCACTGCGTCGCGCGGGTCTCACGATCGACGACATCGACCTCATCGAGATCAACGAGGCGTTCGCCGCGCAGGTCCTGCCCAGCGCGCGCGACCTCGGCATCGACGAGGCGAAGCTGAACGTGCACGGCGGCGCGATCGCGCTGGGCCACCCGTTCGGCATGACCGGCGCCCGGATCACCACGACCCTGATGAACGGTCTGCGCAGCACCGGCGGCCGGTACGGGCTGGAGACGATGTGCGTCGGCGGCGGCCAGGGCATGGCGCTGGTGATCGAGAACCTCGCCTGA
- a CDS encoding Bax inhibitor-1/YccA family protein gives MRSTSNPAFRNLPTQQQGGYATFDRSGGGMMGGGAAMAGSQPSYVDPTQATQETGRPITVDDVVQKTAISAGLALVAGILTVMSGLYILALPAFLVGLVVSLIVIFKQKPSAPLTLIYSGAIGVALGGITGMMQQSPALQGIGIQAVIGTAGVFFGMLVVYKTGAVRVTPRFTKWMMGALIGVVVLMLANLVASFFMEGGFGLRDGGPLAILFSIVVIGVAAFSLLMDFDAADNAVKAGVPAKYSWYLAFGLMTTIVWLYIEILRLLSYLRQD, from the coding sequence GTGCGCTCCACGAGCAATCCGGCGTTCCGCAACCTGCCCACACAGCAGCAGGGCGGCTACGCCACGTTCGACCGCTCGGGTGGCGGCATGATGGGCGGGGGCGCCGCCATGGCCGGCTCCCAGCCGTCCTACGTCGACCCGACCCAGGCCACGCAGGAGACGGGTCGCCCGATCACGGTCGACGACGTCGTCCAGAAGACCGCGATCAGCGCGGGTCTCGCGCTGGTCGCCGGCATCCTGACCGTGATGTCGGGGCTCTACATCCTGGCCCTGCCGGCGTTCCTCGTCGGCCTGGTCGTCTCGCTGATCGTCATCTTCAAGCAGAAGCCCAGCGCTCCGCTGACGCTGATCTACTCCGGCGCGATAGGTGTCGCCCTCGGCGGCATCACCGGGATGATGCAGCAGAGCCCGGCCCTGCAGGGGATCGGGATCCAGGCCGTCATCGGCACCGCCGGTGTCTTCTTCGGCATGCTGGTCGTCTACAAGACCGGTGCCGTCCGGGTCACGCCGCGCTTCACCAAGTGGATGATGGGCGCCCTGATCGGCGTCGTCGTCCTCATGCTGGCCAACCTGGTCGCGAGCTTCTTCATGGAGGGCGGCTTCGGCCTCCGTGACGGCGGCCCGCTGGCCATCCTGTTCAGCATCGTCGTGATCGGTGTGGCGGCGTTCAGCCTGCTGATGGACTTCGACGCCGCGGACAACGCGGTCAAGGCGGGTGTTCCGGCGAAGTACTCCTGGTACCTCGCCTTCGGCCTCATGACCACGATCGTCTGGCTCTACATCGAGATCCTGCGCCTGCTGAGCTACCTGCGCCAGGACTGA
- a CDS encoding DUF397 domain-containing protein, producing MSHSNGTRAADLGPVTWRRPAGGAAEGQNVEFAVLDDGQVAVRNARDPEGPVLVYTPAEISAFVDGAKKGEFDDMVDPFRD from the coding sequence ATGTCCCACTCGAACGGCACGCGCGCAGCAGATCTCGGCCCGGTGACGTGGCGTCGCCCGGCCGGCGGGGCGGCCGAGGGGCAGAACGTGGAGTTCGCCGTCCTCGACGACGGCCAGGTCGCCGTCCGCAACGCCCGCGACCCCGAGGGCCCGGTCCTCGTCTACACCCCGGCCGAGATCTCCGCGTTCGTCGACGGCGCCAAGAAGGGCGAGTTCGACGACATGGTCGACCCCTTCCGCGACTGA
- a CDS encoding NAD(P)H-dependent flavin oxidoreductase, whose translation MSARSRAESFCTRHGLRVPVLEAPMAGACPPELAAAVAAAGGMGAAGVVNDTPEAIADWAARFRALAGTAPFQLNLWIPDPPTDDDVGLQTAYLDSLGGAPAPPGGPGPAFSDQLAAVLAARPAVVSTIMGLFTAEQVAAVHGAGCAWFATVTTRSEALAAERAGADAVVAQGMEAGGHRGTTDPADAEAVSVGLLALVPWVADAVGVPVVAAGAIGDGRALAAALTLGASAVQVGTALLRSPEAGIDDGWSARLDGLDPTGTTTTRAYTGRLSRGIATDFVRAWTVPGAPAPGPYPHQRRLVARYRAGEPGAVDRVNHWAGQAAGRATTDPASEVVARLWREADPLLP comes from the coding sequence GTGAGCGCACGGAGCCGGGCCGAGTCCTTCTGCACACGCCACGGGCTGCGGGTCCCGGTCCTGGAGGCCCCCATGGCCGGGGCCTGCCCGCCCGAGCTCGCGGCCGCGGTGGCCGCGGCCGGGGGCATGGGCGCGGCCGGCGTCGTCAACGACACCCCGGAGGCGATCGCCGACTGGGCCGCTCGCTTCCGCGCCCTCGCCGGGACCGCTCCGTTCCAGCTCAACCTGTGGATCCCCGACCCGCCCACCGACGACGACGTGGGCCTCCAGACCGCCTATCTCGACTCCCTGGGCGGTGCGCCGGCTCCGCCCGGCGGCCCCGGACCGGCGTTCTCCGACCAGCTCGCCGCCGTCCTGGCAGCCCGGCCGGCCGTCGTCTCGACGATCATGGGGCTGTTCACGGCCGAGCAGGTCGCCGCGGTGCACGGTGCGGGCTGTGCCTGGTTCGCGACGGTCACGACCCGCTCCGAGGCCCTCGCGGCGGAGCGGGCGGGGGCCGACGCCGTCGTCGCGCAGGGGATGGAGGCGGGCGGGCACCGTGGCACCACCGACCCCGCCGACGCCGAGGCCGTCTCGGTCGGGCTGCTCGCGCTCGTCCCGTGGGTGGCCGACGCCGTCGGTGTCCCGGTGGTCGCCGCCGGGGCGATCGGCGACGGCCGGGCCCTGGCCGCCGCGCTCACCCTCGGCGCGAGTGCGGTGCAGGTGGGGACGGCGCTGCTGCGCAGCCCCGAGGCCGGGATCGACGACGGCTGGTCCGCCCGGCTCGACGGCCTGGACCCCACCGGTACGACGACCACCCGCGCCTACACCGGCCGGCTGTCCCGCGGCATCGCCACCGACTTCGTCCGGGCCTGGACCGTGCCGGGCGCCCCGGCGCCGGGGCCCTACCCCCACCAGCGACGCCTGGTGGCCCGCTACCGCGCGGGTGAGCCCGGCGCGGTCGACCGGGTGAACCACTGGGCGGGCCAGGCCGCCGGACGCGCGACGACCGACCCCGCGTCCGAGGTGGTCGCCCGGCTGTGGCGCGAGGCGGACCCGCTGCTGCCGTGA
- the prcB gene encoding proteasome subunit beta, giving the protein MTGPSFLEQLRAHAPGLLPSHLPRDPADRVPADLDVPHGTTIIALTWADGVLLAGDRRATSGNLIAQKDLVKVVGIDDTSAAGFAGSVGHALQMLKLFAAEVEQYEKVEGAPISQEGKVRRLSSIVRENLGAAMQGFVALPLFVGYDQTDPDPVRIVTYDPTGSIKRARSGYVGIGSGSQFAEASLKKRHDPGTDRAGAIALAVNALWDAADDDTATAGPDLTRALFPNLITVTARGVEEVGEIEVRAATERMLAERAARPGG; this is encoded by the coding sequence ATGACCGGACCCTCGTTCCTCGAGCAGCTGCGCGCGCACGCACCCGGGCTGCTGCCCTCGCACCTCCCGCGCGACCCCGCCGACCGCGTCCCGGCCGACCTGGACGTCCCGCACGGCACCACGATCATCGCGCTGACCTGGGCCGACGGGGTGCTGCTGGCCGGCGACCGGCGCGCCACCTCCGGCAACCTGATCGCGCAGAAGGACCTGGTGAAGGTCGTCGGCATCGACGACACCTCCGCCGCCGGGTTCGCCGGCTCGGTCGGGCACGCACTGCAGATGCTGAAGCTGTTCGCGGCCGAGGTGGAGCAGTACGAGAAGGTCGAGGGCGCCCCGATCAGCCAGGAGGGCAAGGTGCGCAGGCTGTCGAGCATCGTGCGGGAGAACCTGGGCGCGGCGATGCAGGGATTCGTCGCGCTGCCGCTGTTCGTCGGCTACGACCAGACCGACCCCGACCCGGTCCGCATCGTCACCTACGACCCGACCGGCAGCATCAAGCGCGCCCGGTCCGGCTACGTCGGCATCGGCTCGGGCTCGCAGTTCGCCGAGGCATCGCTGAAGAAGCGGCACGATCCGGGCACGGACCGGGCCGGGGCGATCGCGCTCGCGGTGAACGCCTTGTGGGACGCCGCCGACGACGACACCGCCACCGCGGGCCCCGACCTCACCCGCGCCCTGTTCCCGAACCTGATCACCGTGACCGCCCGTGGCGTCGAGGAGGTCGGCGAGATCGAGGTCCGGGCGGCGACCGAGCGGATG